In Allorhizobium pseudoryzae, the following proteins share a genomic window:
- a CDS encoding DUF2249 domain-containing protein: MTVVEDHILKLDVREIPRVERHPRIFGMLNSLLPDYQLILTVDHDPVPLYYHLEMHYDGMFGWEYLSRGPEIWEVRIRRKKHEGCNCNCGGGH; encoded by the coding sequence ATGACTGTTGTTGAAGATCATATTCTCAAGCTCGACGTGCGCGAGATTCCGCGCGTGGAAAGGCATCCCCGTATATTCGGAATGTTGAATTCACTGCTTCCGGATTACCAGTTGATCCTGACCGTCGATCATGATCCGGTTCCGCTCTACTACCATCTCGAGATGCATTATGATGGGATGTTCGGGTGGGAATACCTTTCCCGTGGTCCGGAGATATGGGAAGTCCGCATTCGCCGGAAGAAGCACGAAGGCTGCAACTGCAACTGCGGTGGTGGTCATTGA
- a CDS encoding DUF2249 domain-containing protein, which translates to MDAVQSLKPGEGLRLLATFRPVPLLSVMARRGYSAELKELDGGEWEVLFIPAAEASPTVLVSLGAEEAAAWPDPLWRIDLTEQEPPAPMEKVLSLIELMEPGEVLFAVFSEESRFLGAELEKRGHQWVGNLDASKRAYRMLIRVGGEA; encoded by the coding sequence ATGGATGCAGTTCAGTCGTTAAAGCCAGGGGAAGGCTTGCGTCTGCTTGCGACCTTTCGCCCAGTGCCGCTGTTAAGCGTCATGGCGCGCCGTGGTTATTCGGCCGAGCTCAAGGAGTTGGATGGCGGCGAGTGGGAGGTTCTGTTTATCCCGGCTGCCGAGGCATCGCCAACGGTCCTCGTATCGTTGGGTGCCGAAGAAGCCGCTGCTTGGCCCGATCCGTTGTGGAGGATCGATCTCACTGAACAGGAGCCACCGGCTCCTATGGAGAAAGTTCTCTCGCTTATCGAGCTTATGGAGCCGGGCGAAGTGCTTTTCGCCGTGTTTTCAGAAGAGTCGCGCTTTCTTGGCGCCGAGTTGGAAAAACGCGGTCACCAATGGGTGGGCAATCTCGATGCGTCAAAGCGTGCCTATCGCATGTTGATCCGAGTTGGCGGTGAGGCCTGA
- a CDS encoding NnrS family protein — protein MGHKEQSTSRGIPRGLQRDGLALLSYGFRPFYLGASLWAIATVTIWICAMNGWLQVAEVYGPSVWHAHELLFGFMPAVLVGYLMTTVPNWTGRFPLSGKPLGCLVLTWIAGRISMLMVADTTALITLLIDWIFLPLFAYFCVREVWVARRVADAKPILCLTSLALINAGFHIVAMTGGDVGAWARAGLSVYVLLITATASKLIPSFTNNWLAQAGRPRLAPGNRVIDRFVLIATLIAATAWTFELAGPLTAILALVAAGSHFVRASRWFRPIILRSSMIAAMQVCYGFIPLGLLGIAATALDILGPLAAMHLLAIGAVTGMMIAIMNRSIRLHTGRDEKFSWCQRLSVPLLLLAASGRTAADIVPGYYGALIATSGLFWIAALVCFLSDNAVLLCHVQRQQGRQASPPTRINMR, from the coding sequence ATGGGCCATAAGGAACAATCGACCAGTCGCGGGATCCCGCGAGGCCTCCAACGCGACGGTCTCGCCCTGCTGTCCTATGGGTTTCGGCCCTTCTATCTAGGGGCGTCTCTGTGGGCCATCGCGACGGTCACAATCTGGATTTGCGCGATGAACGGCTGGCTCCAGGTGGCGGAAGTCTATGGTCCATCCGTCTGGCACGCGCATGAACTTTTGTTCGGCTTCATGCCGGCAGTTCTGGTCGGATACTTGATGACAACAGTTCCAAACTGGACCGGACGCTTTCCACTGTCAGGCAAGCCGCTTGGTTGCCTCGTCCTCACCTGGATTGCCGGCCGCATCTCCATGCTGATGGTCGCAGACACAACTGCCCTGATCACACTCCTGATCGATTGGATCTTCCTTCCACTCTTCGCGTATTTCTGCGTGAGGGAAGTATGGGTTGCGAGGAGGGTCGCGGATGCGAAGCCAATCCTTTGCCTCACGTCTCTCGCCCTGATCAATGCCGGATTCCACATCGTTGCCATGACAGGAGGGGATGTGGGGGCCTGGGCGCGGGCAGGCCTTTCAGTCTATGTCCTGTTGATCACGGCGACCGCGAGCAAGCTCATCCCGAGCTTTACAAACAACTGGCTTGCCCAGGCAGGCAGGCCACGCCTCGCCCCCGGAAATCGCGTGATCGATCGTTTCGTCCTTATTGCCACTCTCATTGCTGCGACGGCCTGGACCTTTGAGCTGGCCGGCCCACTCACGGCAATCTTGGCACTTGTGGCAGCCGGCTCGCACTTCGTCCGCGCAAGTAGATGGTTCAGGCCAATCATCCTACGATCGTCCATGATCGCAGCGATGCAGGTCTGCTACGGCTTCATCCCTCTCGGCCTGCTGGGAATTGCGGCAACCGCGCTCGATATACTCGGCCCGCTCGCTGCAATGCATCTTCTTGCTATCGGAGCCGTCACCGGAATGATGATTGCGATCATGAATCGTTCGATCCGGCTTCATACGGGTCGAGATGAAAAGTTCTCTTGGTGTCAACGGCTGTCCGTCCCACTCTTGCTGCTCGCAGCAAGCGGCCGCACCGCAGCCGACATCGTTCCGGGATACTATGGGGCACTTATCGCAACGTCTGGCCTTTTCTGGATTGCCGCCCTTGTATGCTTTCTAAGCGACAATGCAGTTCTCCTGTGCCACGTTCAGCGGCAACAAGGTCGTCAGGCCTCACCGCCAACTCGGATCAACATGCGATAG
- the nirK gene encoding copper-containing nitrite reductase, whose translation MTQCLNLTRRTMLAGAVFASALVPVLTGTVARAEGGDIKTNAAAVAADIAKLERVKVDLIAPPFVHAHAQKAEGGPKVVEFTLTIEEKKIVIDDAGTEVHAMTFNGSVPGPMMVVHEGDYVELTLINPDTNTLQHNIDFHSATGALGGGALTLVNPGETAVLRFKATKAGVFVYHCAPPGMVPWHVTSGMNGAIMVLPREGLKDHKGNDLPYDKVYYVGEQDFYVPKGADGNYKKYESAGDAYSDVLEVMNTLTPSHIVFNGAVGALTGDNAMTAEVGDRVLILHSQANRDTRPHLIGGHGDYVWATGKFANPPELDQETWFIPGGAAGAAYYTFQQPGIYAYVNHNLIEAFEKGAAAHFKVTGDWNDDLMTAVVKPES comes from the coding sequence ATGACCCAGTGCCTGAATTTGACCAGAAGAACAATGCTTGCGGGGGCTGTCTTTGCAAGCGCGCTTGTGCCCGTTCTGACCGGGACAGTGGCACGCGCCGAAGGCGGCGACATCAAGACCAACGCCGCAGCCGTTGCCGCAGACATCGCTAAGCTGGAGCGAGTGAAGGTCGATCTTATCGCACCTCCCTTCGTCCATGCGCATGCTCAGAAGGCCGAAGGCGGGCCGAAGGTAGTCGAGTTCACGCTCACCATTGAGGAAAAGAAGATCGTCATTGATGACGCTGGCACCGAAGTGCATGCCATGACTTTCAACGGTTCGGTCCCCGGTCCCATGATGGTCGTTCATGAAGGCGACTATGTTGAGCTGACGCTGATCAACCCCGACACCAACACGCTGCAACACAATATCGACTTCCATTCGGCAACCGGTGCGCTTGGCGGCGGTGCGCTGACTCTGGTCAATCCGGGCGAAACGGCGGTCCTGCGTTTCAAGGCCACCAAGGCAGGCGTCTTCGTCTACCATTGTGCACCTCCCGGCATGGTGCCGTGGCACGTCACCTCGGGCATGAATGGCGCGATCATGGTCCTGCCGCGTGAAGGTCTGAAAGACCACAAGGGCAATGATCTGCCTTATGACAAGGTATATTATGTAGGCGAGCAGGACTTTTATGTCCCCAAGGGTGCCGACGGCAATTACAAGAAATACGAGAGTGCCGGCGACGCCTATTCGGATGTGCTCGAAGTGATGAACACGCTGACCCCGAGCCACATCGTCTTCAATGGCGCGGTCGGAGCGCTGACAGGCGACAATGCGATGACGGCTGAAGTCGGTGACCGGGTCTTGATCCTGCATTCGCAGGCCAATCGTGACACCCGTCCGCACCTGATCGGCGGCCATGGTGATTATGTGTGGGCGACCGGCAAGTTTGCCAACCCGCCAGAGCTCGACCAGGAAACCTGGTTCATCCCTGGTGGTGCTGCCGGCGCGGCCTACTACACCTTCCAGCAGCCGGGCATCTACGCCTATGTGAACCACAACTTGATCGAAGCCTTCGAAAAGGGTGCCGCCGCCCACTTCAAGGTCACCGGCGACTGGAACGACGATCTGATGACCGCCGTGGTGAAGCCGGAAAGCTGA
- a CDS encoding SUMF1/EgtB/PvdO family nonheme iron enzyme, which produces MPGAVLTPRPSNSIGSVLLPLLLISALSTAVVFQSGIVRLNGGAELSPPPTISVAPGSFVYRQPGEFYRAGYAVDGPKADLSMTSPVTIMKYQVSTQDYDACVADSACPARESTTPSRPDMPATGVSHDDATLYARWFSEKSGGIWRLPSDVELAFAAGEKFPDDALGIDPDNRNPALRWLADYEREAARKRSKDPEPLPYGSFGESEHGLADFAGNVWEWTTTCNRRVDLVKEGQPVTTEACGVYIAAGKHRSPLSSFIRDPKSGGCSVGVPPDHVGFRLVEDRRWYAPLLFSIGAL; this is translated from the coding sequence ATGCCCGGCGCCGTTCTCACCCCCAGGCCGTCCAATTCTATAGGCTCAGTGCTACTGCCACTTCTGCTCATCAGTGCTCTGTCCACCGCAGTCGTGTTCCAGTCAGGCATCGTCCGGCTGAATGGCGGCGCCGAACTGTCGCCGCCTCCAACCATCTCGGTGGCACCAGGCAGTTTCGTCTATCGTCAGCCTGGCGAATTCTACCGCGCTGGATACGCCGTCGATGGGCCGAAGGCTGACCTTTCCATGACGTCGCCCGTCACCATTATGAAGTATCAGGTCAGCACCCAGGACTACGATGCCTGCGTTGCCGACAGTGCGTGCCCGGCCCGGGAGTCGACCACCCCATCGCGCCCTGACATGCCGGCAACCGGCGTGAGCCATGACGATGCGACACTTTATGCCCGGTGGTTTTCGGAAAAGAGCGGGGGGATCTGGCGCCTGCCGAGTGACGTTGAGTTGGCCTTTGCCGCTGGTGAAAAGTTTCCGGATGACGCCCTTGGTATAGATCCGGACAATAGGAACCCGGCCTTGCGCTGGCTTGCCGACTACGAGCGCGAGGCGGCACGCAAGCGATCCAAAGATCCGGAGCCGCTTCCCTATGGAAGCTTCGGCGAAAGCGAGCATGGCCTTGCCGATTTTGCCGGCAATGTCTGGGAATGGACGACGACCTGCAATCGACGTGTCGATCTCGTCAAGGAAGGGCAGCCAGTCACTACCGAAGCCTGCGGCGTCTACATAGCCGCCGGAAAACACAGATCGCCGTTGAGCTCGTTCATACGCGACCCCAAAAGCGGTGGCTGTTCTGTCGGAGTTCCCCCTGATCATGTCGGCTTCCGACTAGTCGAAGATCGTCGCTGGTACGCTCCTTTACTCTTTTCGATCGGTGCCTTGTGA
- a CDS encoding Crp/Fnr family transcriptional regulator: MKLDRTIIKSLSLFDKMTDDELDALLVPAQTRRLPIGESVFEQGQPASYFFLLLHGRLKVTQVTSAGQQIIVRVVHPGDLFGFAKALQRHDYPGTALAAAESIVLSWPTELWPKFVERNPRLAVSAMETIGQRLEEAHVRIREMSTQEVEKRVAHTVLRLAQKAGRSEAAGIRIDFPISRQDIAEMTGTTIHTVSRIFSSWESKGLIEGGRQKLLVRDMAELASLADSLPERR; the protein is encoded by the coding sequence TTGAAACTTGATCGAACGATCATCAAGTCTCTGTCATTATTCGACAAGATGACCGATGACGAGTTGGACGCGCTGCTTGTTCCAGCGCAGACCCGGCGGCTGCCGATCGGGGAGTCCGTATTTGAACAGGGACAGCCCGCCTCATATTTCTTCTTACTCCTGCATGGTCGCCTCAAGGTCACCCAGGTGACGAGCGCCGGTCAACAGATCATCGTGCGTGTCGTTCATCCCGGCGACCTGTTTGGGTTCGCTAAGGCTCTGCAACGACACGACTATCCAGGCACTGCACTTGCCGCTGCTGAAAGCATCGTTCTGTCCTGGCCAACAGAGTTGTGGCCGAAATTCGTAGAGCGAAATCCAAGACTTGCCGTCAGTGCAATGGAGACGATCGGACAGAGGCTAGAGGAAGCGCATGTCCGCATTCGCGAAATGTCCACGCAAGAAGTCGAGAAGAGAGTTGCGCATACCGTGTTGAGGTTGGCGCAAAAGGCTGGTCGCTCGGAGGCTGCGGGAATACGGATCGATTTCCCGATCTCAAGGCAGGACATTGCCGAGATGACCGGAACGACAATTCATACGGTGTCGCGCATTTTTAGTTCATGGGAGAGCAAGGGCCTGATCGAAGGCGGTCGGCAGAAACTCCTGGTGCGCGATATGGCTGAACTTGCGTCGCTGGCGGATTCTCTTCCGGAGCGTCGATAA
- a CDS encoding pseudoazurin, whose amino-acid sequence MKLRSVTMAAVLLLSAPALSIAADFEVKMLNKGAEGAMVFEPAGLKIAPGDTVTFIPTDKGHNAEIIKGMIPDGAAEFKGKMNEEIKVTFDVPGLYGVKCAPHVGMGMVAAILVGDAPATNLDAFNAAKLPKKARERIDAAVAAAQ is encoded by the coding sequence ATGAAACTGCGTAGTGTAACAATGGCAGCCGTTCTTTTGCTTTCGGCCCCGGCGCTCTCGATCGCTGCCGATTTCGAAGTCAAGATGCTGAACAAAGGTGCAGAGGGTGCCATGGTGTTCGAGCCTGCCGGCTTGAAGATTGCCCCCGGTGACACCGTTACCTTCATCCCGACCGACAAGGGCCACAATGCCGAAATCATCAAGGGCATGATCCCGGACGGTGCCGCAGAGTTCAAAGGCAAAATGAACGAAGAAATCAAGGTGACGTTCGACGTGCCGGGTCTCTACGGCGTAAAATGCGCACCACATGTCGGCATGGGTATGGTCGCCGCGATCCTTGTTGGTGATGCTCCAGCCACCAACCTCGACGCCTTCAATGCTGCCAAGCTACCGAAAAAGGCCCGTGAGCGGATTGATGCAGCCGTTGCTGCGGCGCAGTAA
- a CDS encoding NapC/NirT family cytochrome c: protein MQRLRNLLSWTWRVLTTPAATLSLAFLTLGGFVGGVMFWGAFNTALELTNTEEFCVSCHEMKTNVYEEMTRTVHFSNRSGVRASCPDCHVPHEWTDKIARKMQASKEVWGKIFGTINTRQKFLDERLRLAQHEWARLKANDSLECRNCHSSVAMDLSKQTERAAEIHTRYLLNGKATCIDCHKGIAHELPNMQGIDPGWKVPEELEGKELPTASPVDELRDAIHRAHSGLLADGGI, encoded by the coding sequence ATGCAGAGGCTCCGCAACCTGCTCTCATGGACATGGCGCGTTCTGACGACGCCAGCGGCGACGCTCAGCCTCGCCTTCCTGACGCTCGGCGGCTTTGTCGGCGGCGTCATGTTCTGGGGTGCGTTCAACACAGCACTTGAACTGACTAATACGGAGGAGTTCTGCGTCAGTTGTCACGAAATGAAGACCAATGTGTATGAGGAGATGACGAGGACCGTCCACTTCTCCAACCGCTCCGGTGTCAGGGCATCCTGTCCGGATTGTCATGTGCCCCACGAATGGACGGACAAGATTGCCCGAAAGATGCAGGCCTCGAAGGAAGTCTGGGGCAAGATCTTCGGAACGATCAATACACGTCAGAAATTCCTCGATGAGAGATTGCGGCTGGCGCAGCACGAATGGGCGAGACTGAAAGCTAATGACAGTCTTGAGTGCAGAAACTGCCACTCCTCGGTTGCTATGGACCTGTCGAAACAGACGGAGCGCGCAGCAGAGATCCACACGCGTTATCTCCTGAACGGCAAGGCGACGTGTATAGACTGCCACAAGGGCATCGCCCACGAACTACCAAACATGCAAGGCATCGACCCCGGCTGGAAGGTGCCGGAAGAGCTGGAAGGCAAAGAGCTGCCCACCGCATCTCCGGTCGACGAGCTACGAGACGCGATTCACCGAGCGCATAGCGGCCTTCTTGCTGACGGCGGGATCTGA
- a CDS encoding nitrate reductase cytochrome c-type subunit encodes MRSQDRSRGLTRGQLGAAALLATCLISGGVVAQSVPQLSGPPQQMESVPAKPLPKWNVDDVRKMRAYPDQPPIIPHSIEGYQLSVNTNRCLSCHKREFTEGSGAPMISVTHYITREGQMLADVSPRRYFCTACHVPQAQTNPLVGNTFRDMSDMGVKLMGEEH; translated from the coding sequence ATGCGCAGTCAAGATCGTTCCCGTGGCCTGACAAGAGGCCAACTTGGTGCCGCTGCCCTGTTGGCAACCTGTCTCATCAGTGGTGGCGTGGTCGCTCAATCGGTTCCGCAGTTGTCCGGCCCGCCCCAACAGATGGAAAGCGTTCCGGCAAAGCCCCTGCCGAAATGGAATGTGGATGACGTGCGCAAGATGCGCGCTTATCCGGACCAGCCTCCCATCATTCCACACTCGATCGAAGGCTACCAACTGTCGGTCAATACCAACCGATGTCTCTCCTGCCACAAGCGCGAGTTCACGGAAGGGTCCGGTGCGCCCATGATCAGCGTGACCCATTACATCACGCGGGAGGGACAGATGTTGGCAGATGTCTCGCCGAGACGATATTTCTGCACAGCCTGTCACGTCCCCCAGGCGCAGACCAACCCCTTGGTCGGCAACACCTTCCGCGACATGAGCGACATGGGAGTCAAGCTGATGGGCGAGGAGCATTAG
- the napA gene encoding periplasmic nitrate reductase subunit alpha translates to MDTDLTRRSLLKAHAAAIAAATAGISLPAHAQTVPGGVEALEIKWSKAPCRFCGTGCGVMVGVKEGQVVATHGDMQAEVNRGLNCIKGYFLSKIMYGEDRLSTPLLRKRGGQYDKDGEFESVSWDEAFDIMAERCKKVLREKGPTAIGMFGSGQWTIFEGYAATKLMRAGFRSNNLDPNARHCMASAAYAFMRTFGMDEPMGCYDDFEHADAFVLWGSNMAEMHPILWTRLADRRLGHEHVKVAVLSTFTHRSMDLADVPIIFKPSTDLAIMNYIANHIISTGRVNEDFVRAHTTFMKGVDDIGYGLRADDPLEMKAKNAGDPTKMEPIDFDSFKAFVAAYTLEKVAELTGSDPGFLEQLAELYANPETKVMSLWTMGFNQHTRGVWANHMIYNLHLLTGKISEPGNGPFSLTGQPSACGTAREVGTFAHRLPADMVVTNPEHRHHAEEIWKLPEGLLPDKPGYHAVEQDRMLKDGKLNFYWVQVNNNVQAAPNTSNETYLGYRNPDNFIVVSDAYPTITAMSADLILPAAMWVEKEGAYGNAERRTHVWHQLVNAPGDARSDLWQLVEFSKRFTTDEVWTEEILAQNPDYRGKTLFEVLFANGKVDRYPLSEVDADYANREAEAFGFYLQKGLFEEYAEFGRGHGHDLAPYDVYHQERGLRWPVIDGKETKWRYREGYDPYVKPGEGVRFYGKPDGRAVILAVPYEPPAESPDEEYDFWLVTGRVLEHWHSGSMTMRVPELYKAFPGARCFMNADDARKRGINQGAEITIVSRRGEMRTRVETRGRNRMPPGVIFVPWFDASQLINKVTLDATDPISKQTDFKKCAVKIVPVA, encoded by the coding sequence ATGGACACAGACCTGACGCGGCGTAGTCTGCTCAAGGCCCATGCTGCCGCGATTGCGGCAGCCACCGCCGGCATTAGCTTGCCGGCCCATGCTCAGACCGTTCCTGGTGGCGTGGAGGCGCTCGAGATCAAATGGTCCAAGGCGCCCTGTCGGTTCTGCGGCACCGGCTGTGGCGTCATGGTCGGCGTTAAGGAAGGGCAGGTCGTCGCCACACACGGCGACATGCAAGCCGAGGTGAACCGCGGCCTCAACTGCATAAAGGGCTATTTCCTCTCAAAGATCATGTATGGCGAGGATCGCCTGAGCACACCGCTCCTGCGCAAGCGTGGCGGACAATATGACAAGGACGGCGAATTCGAATCGGTAAGCTGGGACGAAGCGTTCGACATAATGGCCGAGCGATGCAAGAAGGTTCTGCGCGAAAAGGGACCAACAGCGATCGGTATGTTCGGCTCCGGCCAGTGGACGATTTTCGAAGGCTATGCCGCGACCAAGCTGATGCGGGCAGGCTTCCGTTCCAACAACCTCGACCCCAATGCCCGCCATTGCATGGCATCCGCCGCATATGCCTTCATGCGCACCTTTGGCATGGATGAACCCATGGGCTGCTATGACGACTTCGAACACGCCGATGCCTTCGTGCTCTGGGGCTCCAACATGGCGGAGATGCACCCGATCCTGTGGACACGCCTTGCAGACCGGCGCCTGGGTCACGAGCATGTAAAAGTCGCAGTGCTCTCGACCTTCACTCACCGCAGCATGGATCTGGCCGACGTTCCGATCATCTTCAAGCCGAGCACGGATCTGGCGATCATGAACTATATCGCAAACCACATCATCTCGACCGGTCGAGTGAACGAGGACTTTGTCCGCGCCCACACGACCTTCATGAAGGGAGTGGACGATATCGGATATGGTCTTCGCGCCGACGATCCGCTCGAGATGAAGGCGAAGAACGCAGGCGACCCGACCAAGATGGAGCCGATCGACTTCGACAGTTTCAAGGCCTTTGTCGCAGCTTACACTTTAGAAAAAGTCGCCGAGCTGACTGGGTCCGATCCGGGCTTTCTGGAGCAACTCGCCGAGCTCTATGCCAACCCCGAAACCAAGGTCATGTCTCTTTGGACCATGGGTTTCAATCAGCACACGCGCGGCGTTTGGGCAAACCACATGATCTATAATCTGCATCTGCTCACGGGGAAGATCTCTGAACCGGGCAACGGCCCCTTCTCACTGACAGGCCAACCATCGGCCTGTGGAACGGCGCGCGAAGTCGGCACATTCGCGCATCGCCTGCCGGCAGACATGGTGGTGACCAATCCGGAGCACCGACATCACGCAGAGGAGATCTGGAAGCTCCCGGAAGGTCTTCTTCCCGACAAACCAGGATACCATGCCGTAGAACAGGACAGGATGCTGAAGGACGGCAAGCTGAACTTCTATTGGGTTCAGGTCAACAACAACGTCCAGGCGGCCCCCAATACCAGCAACGAGACCTATCTCGGCTACAGGAACCCGGACAACTTCATTGTCGTCTCCGATGCATATCCCACGATCACCGCCATGTCTGCCGACCTCATTCTTCCGGCCGCCATGTGGGTCGAGAAGGAAGGAGCCTATGGCAATGCAGAGCGCCGAACACATGTCTGGCATCAACTGGTCAATGCGCCAGGAGATGCGCGCTCGGACCTATGGCAATTGGTGGAGTTTTCCAAACGGTTCACGACGGATGAAGTCTGGACCGAGGAGATCTTGGCGCAGAACCCGGACTACCGCGGCAAAACACTTTTCGAGGTGCTGTTCGCCAATGGCAAGGTGGACCGATACCCCCTCTCAGAGGTGGACGCCGACTATGCCAATCGCGAAGCCGAAGCATTTGGCTTTTATCTCCAGAAGGGCCTCTTCGAGGAATATGCGGAGTTTGGGCGCGGACATGGGCATGACCTGGCACCTTACGACGTCTACCATCAGGAACGGGGCCTTCGTTGGCCAGTCATCGACGGCAAGGAGACCAAATGGCGCTACCGGGAGGGTTATGACCCATATGTCAAACCCGGCGAAGGGGTGCGCTTCTACGGCAAACCCGATGGACGTGCGGTCATCCTGGCTGTGCCCTATGAACCGCCGGCCGAATCGCCGGATGAGGAATACGATTTCTGGCTGGTAACAGGCCGGGTGCTGGAGCACTGGCATTCCGGTTCGATGACAATGAGGGTGCCAGAACTCTACAAGGCCTTCCCCGGCGCCCGCTGCTTCATGAACGCCGACGACGCGCGAAAACGCGGGATCAACCAGGGGGCAGAGATCACCATCGTTTCGCGTCGCGGCGAGATGCGGACACGCGTCGAGACCCGCGGCCGCAACCGCATGCCACCTGGCGTGATCTTCGTTCCATGGTTCGATGCCAGCCAGTTGATCAACAAGGTGACGCTTGACGCCACCGATCCGATCTCCAAACAAACGGATTTCAAAAAATGCGCAGTCAAGATCGTTCCCGTGGCCTGA
- a CDS encoding chaperone NapD, with translation MSTRNPERFHVSSAVVLTSPAAAGRLVEALAEMPDVEVHAAERGKIVIVIEGRSSGEMGATLAAISGLPDVMAANMVFEHAENLEEGLINGHRPDAA, from the coding sequence ATGTCGACGCGCAACCCTGAACGCTTCCATGTTTCCAGTGCTGTCGTTCTGACCTCTCCGGCCGCCGCTGGTCGTCTTGTCGAAGCATTGGCAGAGATGCCGGACGTCGAAGTTCATGCCGCGGAACGCGGCAAGATCGTCATCGTGATCGAGGGCAGATCCAGTGGCGAGATGGGCGCGACACTCGCTGCCATTTCGGGCCTTCCGGATGTCATGGCGGCAAACATGGTTTTTGAGCATGCAGAGAATTTGGAGGAGGGTTTAATCAATGGACACAGACCTGACGCGGCGTAG
- a CDS encoding ferredoxin-type protein NapF, producing MVTSLSRRALLRGQIRQELRILPPGLLRPVEETCDQCSACVDHCPQSIISMQSGIPALDFSSGGCDFCGQCREHCPHADVFFGAELSIPHKAQVQPHCLALNSVDCQSCRDHCPTDAIRFRPRAGGPWHPSVVEDDCTGCGACISHCPTNAISLSGRSGFHVDAQP from the coding sequence ATGGTGACCTCACTTTCGCGGCGAGCCCTCCTTCGAGGACAGATCAGGCAAGAACTCCGCATCCTGCCACCGGGTCTCTTACGTCCGGTAGAAGAGACCTGCGATCAATGCAGCGCATGCGTTGATCACTGTCCGCAGTCGATCATCTCGATGCAGTCCGGCATACCGGCACTGGATTTCTCATCCGGCGGATGCGATTTTTGCGGCCAATGTCGCGAACACTGTCCGCACGCGGATGTCTTCTTCGGCGCCGAACTCTCCATTCCCCACAAGGCACAGGTGCAACCGCATTGCCTGGCGCTCAACAGCGTCGACTGTCAGTCATGCCGCGACCATTGTCCGACTGACGCAATCCGGTTTCGTCCACGCGCTGGCGGACCATGGCATCCTTCAGTTGTAGAGGATGACTGCACCGGCTGCGGAGCCTGCATCAGCCACTGTCCAACGAACGCAATTTCCCTATCGGGGAGGAGTGGCTTTCATGTCGACGCGCAACCCTGA